One Candidatus Dadabacteria bacterium genomic window, CGCAAGAACGATCGGGGTTAACGCTTACGAAACTCTGGCAAGCCTCAAAAGCCCCGCGAACATTGAAGGGGTATTCGAAAATTCCTTCTATATAAGAGTCGGCGAAGATGAGCTGATCAGGGTTATCCCATATGAACAGTACATTTCGGCAAGTTCGATAATAGTGGAGGAAAAAGACCGGCATTCGAACTTTAAATCCATGGGAGTCGAACAAGGCATGGAGGTTATCTGCGGAGAAAAAAATGTCTTGATAGGAAAAAGAGTTGCGATTGCCGATATCCACGGCGTCGCAAAATGGCGACCGCCCGCCGTCCCGGATAGCGCTTCGGTTCGCCCTCTTGAGATAATAAAGCTTAATCTGAGAGTGCTTCGGGACGTGATATACACCTGTCCCAGCAGGGAAGGTCTCGTGCCGCTGCTTGAGAACGTGGAACTTGTCGGTTCCATCGACCTTTTCTTAAAACCCCGTAACGACAGCTTCGCCGAGAGAGCAAGACCCGGCATCGAAAGAGTGATGTGGGGAATTTTTTCACTTGACAAGGCGGCAATAACGGAAAGCGCAAAGACCATAATAGGCCTCGGACCGGGACTCACGCCGTCCTGCGACGATTTTCTCTGCGGACTTTTAGTCAGTCTCAAGACCGGAGCGGCGGTGCTGAGCATGAGTGACGACACCGGGTTTTTCGATGAAATTGCCGGAAGTATTTACGAAGAGGCACGGCAAAGAACCACGGTTTTCGGCTCAAGCATGTTGAGGGAGGCCCGCGAGGGAGTGTGCCCCCTCGCGGTGGTCAACCTGATCCATTGCCTTCTTACCGAAGACATGGAGAGGAACGCCGAGGCTTCAAAAACGCTGGTCAGGATGGGGGAAACTTCCGGGGCCGATATTGCTATTGGGGTATTTTACGGAATCAGGTTTTTGGTCTCGAGGCTTGAGAATCTAGAGGTTTTGCATGAGACAGCTTAACATCGCGCTTTTCACCTATTCGACAAAACCCAGGGGAGGAGTGGTCCACACGCTTAACCTCGCGGAGAAACTAAGAGAACTTGGACAGAAAGTTCATGTTTACGCGCTCGGGACAGAAGGCGGATTTTTCAGAAAAGTCGACATTCCGCACACTCTGGTGCCATGTCCAAAAAACGAATTCAGCTGCATGGACGAAAAAATCCACGGCTACATAAAAGCATATGTCGATTACCTGAGCGGTCTTGAGGAAACCTACGATATCTACCACGCCGAGGACTGCATATCGGCAAACGCACTTTTGGATATAAGGCAGAGAGGCCGGATAGAATTCTTTCTCAGAACCGTTCATCACGTTGACGATTTTGTATCGGAATCTCTTGTTGAATGTCAGATGAAAAGCATAACGAAACCTGATTACCTGCTGGTCGTAAGCAATTACTGGGAAAAGGAGCTTGCCGACAAGTACTCTCTCAGACCACAGCGGGTAAGAAACGGTGTCGACCTGGCCAAGTTTTACGGCGCGGCTGCCCGAAGCAAGCCCGCCGAAGCCTCGAAGCTTGAATTCT contains:
- a CDS encoding DUF2877 domain-containing protein, with the translated sequence MSKGSAIKQLNARTIGVNAYETLASLKSPANIEGVFENSFYIRVGEDELIRVIPYEQYISASSIIVEEKDRHSNFKSMGVEQGMEVICGEKNVLIGKRVAIADIHGVAKWRPPAVPDSASVRPLEIIKLNLRVLRDVIYTCPSREGLVPLLENVELVGSIDLFLKPRNDSFAERARPGIERVMWGIFSLDKAAITESAKTIIGLGPGLTPSCDDFLCGLLVSLKTGAAVLSMSDDTGFFDEIAGSIYEEARQRTTVFGSSMLREAREGVCPLAVVNLIHCLLTEDMERNAEASKTLVRMGETSGADIAIGVFYGIRFLVSRLENLEVLHETA